The sequence GTGCGCGCGGCCCGCCACCTGACGACCGCACAACTGGGCGACTGGGCTGTGGACGACCTGGCCGACACCGCGGAGCTTCTGGTCAGCGAACTGGTCACCAACGCCCTGCGTCACACGCGGGGCCCGCTCAGGCTCAACCTGCGGCTGCGCAACTCCCGCCTGCTGTGCGAGGTCGAGGACACCGAGTCCTCCGGCCCCGTACGCAACGTCGCCGATCCGGACGCGGAGGGCGGTCGCGGCATCGAACTCCTCGAACTGCTCGCGGACGCCTGGGGCAGCGTCCGGACGGCCACCGGCAAGATCACTTGGTTCGAGCTTCAGTCCAAGGGCCGGTCGGCGAGCAGCGGCGCGGTCGGCCCTGCGTGACTCGCTCGAACGTTCTCACCCGGCTCATGCGCCCTGCGACCACCCCGAACCTTCGCGAGTTGGCGTTGGACAGCGCTGCCGCTCTCCGAGCGATGTGGACCGGCTGTCGGTGCCAGGTGAGTCTTCTGGCATGACCAGCACGACCCTTGCCAGTGGTCCGTCTTCAGCTCACGCAAAAGCAACCGTTCACCCGGACCTGACGGCACGGTCAAACCCGCCGGAGTCCCCCGACGTCGCCTGCCAATCGAACGGCCGCAGGGAACACCCCTACGTCACCACTCCTCAACCGGAAGGCTCCCGCGAGCAGCTTGCTCTCGGGAGCTTCCCCGCACGCGATCGTCGCCGACCCCGAGGCCTGGTCCATATGGACCAGGGCTGTCCGGGCGATCATGCGATTACGCCTTGCCCGATTGTTGATGTGAGCAAGGAGATGGCCCGTTGCGCGGCCACGAACCCACTCTCACCATCCCCGGCAGCTGCACCAGGCACAGGCCGGTTGTGTGACCAACCACCAAGGCTCCTCCTCAGCCCTCCGCCCAGGCTTCTTCCTCCGCGCGTGCCGTGTCGTAGTCCCGACGGGCAGCGGTGACCTGGGGCAGGTGGGCGTCGGACCAGCCCGCGATGGCGTCGAAGACGGGGACGAGGGTGCGGCCCAGCTCACTGATGGCGTACTCGACCCTCGGCGGGATCTCGGCATGGTAGGTGCGGGTGATCAGGCCGTCCCGTTCCAGCTGGCGCAGGCGCTGGGTGAGCACTTTCGGCGTGATCGTCGGCAGGAGCCGCTGTAGTTCGTTGAAACGCGAGCGTCCGTGGTGTTCGAGGGCCCACAGGATCGGGGTGGTCCAGCGGCTGAACACCAGCTCCACCACCGGGTTGATCGGGCACGCCTGCTGCGCCGGATCGGTCACGGCACTGTTCCTTCCGCTTGCGCCCGCACTGCCCGTACTCAGTGGTCGGGGCACTTTCCTAGAGGAAACCACTATCCCGAGGATACTAGCTTGGTGGTGTCAGCGAGCGAGCCGACAGCAAGCCGGACCGCTCGACGATCGGATGGCGACCCGTCGTACCGATGGGCCGTCCGCACTGCCGAAAGAGGCACCACCATGACGTTCCCCGCGCTGCCCGAGCGTGCGGGTGACCGGCCCGAGACCGGGCCCGAGGTCCCGCACCTGCAGCTCACCCAGCCCAGCCCGCCGCAGATCAAGGAGGCATTGCGGCGGTGGATGGCCACCGCGCTTCCCGGCACCGTCCCGGGCCGCAGCGAGATCTCCGTTCCCAGCACGTGGGCGGTGTTCCTCAGCGATGCCGCCCCTGCCCGCGGTGCCCGGCTGTTCCTGCCGCGCGGGAACGCGGAGTTCGTGCACCTGCACGCCGACGGCAG is a genomic window of Streptomyces griseochromogenes containing:
- a CDS encoding winged helix-turn-helix transcriptional regulator, coding for MTDPAQQACPINPVVELVFSRWTTPILWALEHHGRSRFNELQRLLPTITPKVLTQRLRQLERDGLITRTYHAEIPPRVEYAISELGRTLVPVFDAIAGWSDAHLPQVTAARRDYDTARAEEEAWAEG
- a CDS encoding ATP-binding protein — encoded protein: MLRAFGRLLARRREGRPSPATAPSWAARQQALWSRSLAPLRPLDAPRGRATAWDASWPLRRELTSVRAARHLTTAQLGDWAVDDLADTAELLVSELVTNALRHTRGPLRLNLRLRNSRLLCEVEDTESSGPVRNVADPDAEGGRGIELLELLADAWGSVRTATGKITWFELQSKGRSASSGAVGPA
- a CDS encoding luciferase family protein — translated: MTFPALPERAGDRPETGPEVPHLQLTQPSPPQIKEALRRWMATALPGTVPGRSEISVPSTWAVFLSDAAPARGARLFLPRGNAEFVHLHADGSLHLALNPDDHAAFLASGWGERHPLYDRGANVVMLYAPRDKAELEVAKKVIAASYQYATGHAPTAGPAAA